One window of the Chloroflexota bacterium genome contains the following:
- a CDS encoding amidohydrolase family protein gives MVLPRFVDAHMHLDKTLMGEPWIGLPETRTLAERVAAAEDLLKNRTTRTVLDRATALAESARRFGTLALRSHADVTPGLGLSSVETLLQVRERFAGDLDIQLVAFPQDGAIAPGVAGLLEESLRMGCTVLGGLDPAGYDGDIEAHLRLLFTLAPRLGADIDIHLHDGGTLGLFEIGRICAWTEQTGYGGKVAVSHAFALGDRPLGEVQPVLERMARAGVSAITAASGAAAVPPAPALWAAGVRLGIGSDNVHDSWSPFARGDVLEKAFLVAYRNNLRTDAGLLRTLETITDVNSGLLGLEPVRVEVGAAADLVVVDAENGAEAVAAHPPRLLVLKAGRRVGFG, from the coding sequence GTGGTGCTGCCGCGCTTCGTCGATGCCCACATGCACCTTGACAAGACGCTGATGGGCGAGCCGTGGATCGGGCTGCCGGAGACGCGCACCCTGGCCGAGCGCGTGGCCGCCGCCGAAGACCTCCTCAAGAACCGGACGACGCGCACCGTGCTGGACCGCGCAACGGCGCTGGCCGAGTCGGCTCGGCGCTTCGGGACGCTGGCGCTGCGGAGCCATGCCGACGTGACGCCCGGCCTGGGGCTGTCGTCGGTGGAGACGCTGCTCCAGGTCCGCGAGCGCTTCGCCGGCGACCTGGACATCCAACTGGTAGCCTTTCCGCAGGACGGCGCGATCGCGCCGGGCGTGGCCGGGCTGCTGGAAGAGTCGCTGCGGATGGGCTGCACGGTCCTCGGGGGCCTGGACCCGGCCGGCTACGACGGCGACATCGAGGCGCACCTTCGGCTGTTGTTCACGCTGGCCCCTCGGCTCGGCGCGGACATCGACATCCACCTGCACGATGGCGGCACGCTCGGCCTGTTCGAGATCGGGCGGATCTGCGCCTGGACCGAGCAGACGGGCTACGGCGGCAAGGTGGCGGTGAGCCACGCCTTCGCGCTGGGAGATCGGCCGCTCGGGGAGGTCCAGCCGGTGCTGGAGCGGATGGCGCGCGCGGGCGTCTCGGCGATCACGGCGGCCTCAGGCGCAGCGGCGGTCCCTCCCGCGCCGGCGCTCTGGGCGGCCGGGGTGCGGCTGGGGATCGGCTCGGACAACGTCCACGATTCGTGGTCGCCGTTCGCGCGAGGGGACGTGCTGGAGAAGGCGTTCCTGGTAGCCTACCGGAACAATCTACGAACCGATGCCGGGCTGCTGCGGACGCTGGAGACGATCACCGACGTGAACAGCGGCCTGCTCGGGCTGGAGCCGGTGCGCGTGGAGGTAGGAGCCGCGGCCGACCTGGTGGTGGTAGACGCCGAGAACGGCGCGGAGGCGGTGGCGGCGCACCCGCCCCGGCTGCTGGTGCTGAAGGCCGGCCGTCGGGTTGGATTTGGATAG
- a CDS encoding EAL domain-containing protein, whose product MMGRLRQQFPALRTLRARLMLALAVSSILPMVLVGIGAAIMQQQSIGVQASRDLTVLGRGLAAQLDQALGGILRDARTIAALPDVTSQIPARQGPTLRQLFHYRPEYVRLTTFDRDGAVVSSSHPDAEPAATSIPAFRAALEVGEQGLDLVAAGPTTRSTLTVYTPIYGLKRQIVGVLGSQVDLLEATGVLRTVSEQTGREVVLITQSGRILVQAGSLGGRSMADELPPHLLRTEGLPPNAPLRYLVGEQMRLAAVAPLSSVKWFVVTEATEVELMAPAARTWRLVLLGMGVAIVLIVLLAAWISSRLTMRLRALATAVHALEDGNAKAPLPDLMSVDGEIARLVEAFDSMRGVVTARADALRASQQRYQAIVEDQNDLICRLLPDGTLTFVNQATVRWLGIPAERLLGATVQTLFGDEIHALVLEHAATLTDEQPSVSLEHDIVLPSGERRRVHWTSRAIFDDAGQLSELQAVGRDITERTSLEQQLTQQAFYDALTGLPNRTLFNDRLTHALAASERSAKLIGVMFLDLDGFKMVNDTLGHAAGDVLLVQVGERLTAMLRPGDTIARFGGDEFAILIDDIDGPARAAHIAQRLIDELKRPFALEGREVFIAGSIGITLPPRGRPVPTAADLIREADTALYQAKEAGRGRAVAYDPAMMHRAVERMDLETDLRFALTRGELRLVYQPEVDLDTGQIVGMEALLRWDHPRRGQVSPSEMIPIAEETGMIVPIGWWVLDEACRQGLQWQQHATGTQPIVMSVNISPRQFQELGFVERVAAALRNTGLPPDCLRLEITESTLMDEAVEAEETILRLKTLGVRVAIDDFGTGYSSLSYLRRFSVDTLKIDRSFVAALDRDRGTDAIVRAVMTLGTSLGLNVTAEGIETSEHLALVRSIGCRQGQGFYHSPPVSSEAMTEMLNGGPLIGMDWLERGAA is encoded by the coding sequence ATGATGGGGCGGCTCCGTCAGCAGTTCCCGGCGTTGCGGACCCTCCGCGCCCGCCTGATGCTGGCCCTGGCCGTCAGCAGCATCCTCCCGATGGTGCTCGTCGGCATCGGCGCGGCCATCATGCAGCAGCAGTCCATCGGCGTGCAGGCCAGCCGTGACCTGACCGTCCTCGGACGCGGACTGGCGGCCCAGCTCGACCAGGCGCTGGGCGGCATCCTGCGCGACGCCCGGACCATCGCGGCCCTGCCAGATGTCACCAGCCAGATCCCGGCCCGCCAGGGTCCGACGCTCCGTCAGCTGTTCCACTACCGCCCCGAGTACGTCCGCCTGACCACCTTCGACCGCGACGGCGCGGTCGTCAGCTCGTCGCATCCGGACGCCGAGCCAGCCGCTACCAGCATCCCCGCCTTCCGCGCCGCCCTGGAAGTCGGCGAGCAGGGGCTGGACCTGGTGGCGGCCGGCCCCACCACCCGCTCGACGCTGACGGTCTACACGCCGATCTACGGCTTGAAGCGGCAGATCGTCGGGGTGCTGGGCAGCCAGGTAGACCTGCTGGAGGCGACCGGCGTTCTGCGGACCGTCTCCGAGCAGACCGGCCGCGAGGTCGTGCTGATCACCCAGTCCGGCCGCATTCTGGTGCAGGCCGGCTCGCTGGGCGGGCGCAGCATGGCCGACGAGCTGCCGCCCCACCTGCTCCGCACCGAGGGTTTGCCCCCCAACGCGCCGCTGCGCTACCTCGTCGGCGAGCAGATGCGCCTCGCCGCCGTCGCGCCGCTGTCATCCGTCAAGTGGTTCGTCGTCACGGAGGCCACCGAGGTCGAGCTGATGGCCCCGGCCGCGCGGACATGGCGGCTGGTGCTGCTCGGCATGGGCGTCGCCATCGTGCTGATCGTCCTGCTGGCCGCCTGGATCTCCAGCCGCCTGACGATGCGCCTGCGTGCGCTGGCAACCGCCGTCCACGCGCTCGAAGACGGCAACGCCAAGGCGCCCCTGCCCGACCTGATGTCCGTCGACGGCGAGATCGCCCGGCTGGTCGAGGCGTTCGACAGCATGCGTGGCGTCGTCACCGCCCGCGCCGACGCCCTGCGCGCCAGCCAGCAGCGGTATCAGGCGATTGTCGAAGACCAGAACGACCTGATCTGCCGGCTGCTGCCGGACGGCACGCTGACCTTCGTCAATCAGGCCACCGTCCGCTGGCTCGGGATCCCAGCCGAGCGGCTGCTTGGGGCGACGGTCCAGACGCTGTTCGGCGACGAGATCCACGCGCTCGTGCTGGAGCACGCGGCGACGCTCACCGACGAGCAGCCGTCGGTCTCGCTGGAGCATGACATCGTGCTGCCCAGCGGCGAGCGGCGGCGCGTCCACTGGACGAGCCGGGCCATCTTCGACGACGCCGGCCAGCTCAGCGAGCTGCAGGCCGTTGGCCGCGACATCACCGAGCGGACCTCACTGGAGCAGCAGCTCACGCAGCAGGCGTTCTACGACGCCCTGACCGGCCTGCCGAACCGGACGCTCTTCAACGACCGGCTGACGCACGCGCTGGCGGCCTCGGAGCGCTCCGCGAAGCTGATCGGCGTGATGTTCCTCGATCTCGACGGCTTCAAGATGGTCAACGACACCCTCGGGCACGCGGCCGGCGACGTGCTGCTGGTGCAGGTCGGCGAGCGGCTGACGGCGATGCTGCGGCCAGGCGACACCATCGCGCGGTTTGGCGGCGACGAGTTCGCCATCCTCATCGACGACATCGACGGGCCAGCCCGGGCCGCCCACATCGCCCAGCGGCTGATCGACGAGCTGAAGCGGCCGTTCGCGCTCGAAGGCCGCGAGGTCTTCATCGCCGGCAGCATCGGCATCACCCTGCCGCCGCGCGGCCGGCCGGTCCCGACGGCCGCCGACCTGATCCGCGAGGCCGACACCGCCCTCTACCAGGCCAAGGAGGCCGGGCGGGGCCGGGCCGTCGCCTACGACCCGGCCATGATGCACCGCGCTGTCGAGCGGATGGACCTGGAGACGGACCTGCGCTTCGCCCTGACGCGCGGCGAGCTGCGGCTGGTGTACCAGCCCGAGGTGGACCTGGACACGGGACAGATCGTCGGGATGGAGGCGCTGCTGCGCTGGGATCATCCACGGCGCGGGCAGGTCTCGCCGTCCGAGATGATCCCGATTGCCGAGGAGACGGGCATGATCGTGCCCATCGGCTGGTGGGTGCTGGACGAGGCGTGCCGGCAGGGGCTCCAGTGGCAGCAGCACGCCACGGGCACCCAGCCCATCGTCATGAGCGTCAACATCTCCCCACGCCAGTTCCAGGAGCTGGGGTTCGTGGAGCGGGTGGCGGCGGCGCTGCGGAACACCGGTCTGCCGCCGGACTGCCTGCGCCTGGAGATCACCGAGTCCACGCTGATGGACGAGGCCGTCGAGGCTGAGGAGACGATCCTCCGGCTCAAGACGCTCGGGGTGCGCGTGGCCATCGACGACTTTGGCACGGGCTACTCGTCGCTGAGCTACCTGCGGCGGTTCTCGGTGGACACCCTGAAGATCGACCGCTCGTTCGTGGCCGCCCTCGACCGCGACCGTGGCACCGACGCCATCGTGCGGGCGGTGATGACGCTCGGGACGTCGCTGGGCCTGAACGTGACGGCCGAGGGCATCGAGACGTCGGAGCACCTGGCGCTGGTGCGGTCGATTGGCTGCCGCCAGGGGCAGGGCTTCTACCACTCGCCCCCGGTCTCCAGTGAGGCGATGACGGAGATGCTCAACGGCGGCCCACTGATCGGCATGGACTGGCTCGAACGCGGCGCGGCGTAG
- a CDS encoding universal stress protein yields the protein MTRLFVPLDGSPAGELALPWATALARRRNAELVLAQTFPWPPMVADGLAGSYVPADVYDEMISAERESAMAYLQDVRASLAAEGRPIDIEIEIAVREGSPYGGLLDLADELNADTFVMATHGRGGLPRLVLGSVANWIVQHATIPVLLVRADGGAPKPEPSFARLLVPLDGSALAERAFEAAAELAEPGTTVVLLQVVETAASAMPEGEAGTGAGPDGAAPAGATHADAPPDGAATQTPAPAMPATLAIGYLRHLGERLTARGVQVTTEVRHGRPAQVILAAARAHGSTAIVMATHGRSGPARWLLGSVADEVVRHADRPVLLVSARAAAQRQAEPTVGEVMTEVATVRDDESLVVVLRKLLRQRTLMAGVVDAHGDLVGTISERELTDWYDDVTHELGHGELPAPAAYAERIQREPVARAMSRPSVVLDASTPLSRATHLFRERGLARLPVTRHGRLVGVLTRADVLKVLAGQLQPAMEVANPTD from the coding sequence ATGACCCGCCTGTTCGTTCCGCTCGACGGCTCGCCGGCGGGCGAGCTTGCGCTGCCCTGGGCGACCGCTCTGGCCCGCCGCCGCAACGCCGAGCTGGTGCTGGCGCAGACCTTTCCCTGGCCGCCGATGGTCGCCGATGGCCTGGCCGGCAGCTACGTGCCCGCCGACGTCTACGACGAGATGATCTCCGCCGAGCGTGAGTCCGCGATGGCGTACCTGCAGGACGTGCGCGCGTCGCTCGCCGCCGAGGGCCGGCCCATCGACATCGAGATCGAGATCGCCGTGCGCGAAGGCTCGCCGTACGGCGGCCTGCTCGATCTTGCCGACGAGCTGAACGCCGACACGTTCGTGATGGCGACGCACGGGCGGGGCGGTCTGCCGAGGCTGGTGCTCGGGAGCGTCGCGAACTGGATCGTGCAGCATGCGACGATCCCGGTCCTGCTGGTGCGGGCCGATGGCGGCGCGCCGAAGCCCGAGCCGAGCTTCGCACGGCTGCTGGTGCCGCTCGACGGCTCAGCGCTGGCCGAGCGCGCCTTCGAGGCAGCCGCCGAGCTGGCCGAGCCGGGCACGACGGTGGTGCTGCTCCAGGTGGTGGAGACAGCAGCCAGCGCCATGCCCGAAGGCGAGGCCGGCACCGGCGCAGGTCCTGATGGGGCAGCACCTGCTGGGGCAACCCACGCCGATGCCCCGCCTGATGGCGCGGCCACTCAGACACCGGCCCCGGCGATGCCGGCCACGCTCGCCATCGGCTACCTCCGACATCTCGGCGAGCGTCTCACCGCGCGCGGGGTCCAGGTGACCACCGAGGTTCGCCACGGACGCCCGGCCCAGGTCATCCTCGCGGCGGCGCGCGCCCACGGGAGCACGGCCATCGTCATGGCGACGCACGGACGGAGTGGGCCGGCGCGCTGGCTGCTTGGCAGCGTCGCCGACGAGGTGGTGCGCCATGCTGACCGGCCGGTGCTGCTGGTCAGCGCTCGTGCAGCCGCCCAGCGGCAGGCCGAGCCAACGGTGGGCGAGGTGATGACGGAGGTGGCGACCGTCCGCGACGATGAGTCGCTGGTGGTGGTGCTCCGCAAGCTGCTGCGCCAGCGGACCCTGATGGCGGGGGTCGTGGATGCACACGGCGACCTTGTCGGCACGATCTCCGAGCGGGAGCTGACGGACTGGTACGACGATGTCACCCACGAGCTGGGGCACGGCGAGCTGCCGGCCCCAGCGGCCTATGCCGAGCGGATCCAGCGCGAGCCGGTCGCCCGCGCGATGAGCCGGCCATCGGTGGTGTTGGACGCCTCAACGCCGCTCTCGCGGGCCACGCACCTGTTCCGCGAGCGGGGACTGGCGCGCCTGCCGGTGACGCGGCACGGGCGGCTGGTGGGCGTGCTGACGCGCGCGGACGTGCTGAAGGTGCTGGCAGGGCAGCTCCAGCCGGCGATGGAGGTCGCGAACCCGACGGATTGA
- a CDS encoding threonine ammonia-lyase, translating to MTINGSGNESAASGSLPLVDLSRVQSAAARIQSYIRRTPAELSEPLGELTGRHLTLKLENLQHTGAFKIRGALSRLLAMSEQERQCGVITASAGNHGLGVALAARLLGISATVVVPTTVPLAKLTAIQRQGAEAVLDGATYDDAHAAAVALAAERTLTYVHAFDDPDVIAGQGTLALELLEDAPDLDAILAPVGGGGLISGVAVVAKAIRPNLRVIGVQASGSPAMAESFREGRLMTAPSSTIADGIAVKRPGDLPFELINRLVDDVITVDDEAIARAIVLLLERHKLLAEGAGATALAAVLLGEIPARLRRVGVIISGGNVDPNLLGKVLQQGLASAGRYLAIRTWLDDQPGRLHQLTGLLTADRINIIHISIHRLGPYTGIGKVGLDLIVETRDRAHALAVLDLIRQHGFPAEETIASHPPTHNPGAVPL from the coding sequence GTGACCATCAACGGCAGCGGTAACGAATCGGCGGCCAGCGGCAGCCTCCCCCTGGTCGATCTCTCGCGGGTCCAGAGCGCCGCCGCGCGCATCCAGTCCTACATCAGACGGACCCCGGCCGAGCTCTCCGAGCCGCTTGGAGAGCTGACCGGGCGGCACCTGACCCTCAAGCTCGAAAACCTCCAGCACACCGGCGCGTTCAAGATCCGTGGCGCGCTCTCACGGCTGCTGGCGATGTCCGAGCAGGAGCGCCAGTGCGGCGTCATCACCGCCTCGGCCGGCAACCACGGGCTGGGCGTGGCCCTCGCCGCCCGGCTGCTGGGGATCTCGGCCACGGTGGTGGTCCCGACGACGGTCCCCCTGGCGAAGCTGACGGCGATCCAGCGGCAGGGCGCGGAGGCCGTCCTCGACGGCGCAACCTACGATGACGCCCACGCCGCCGCCGTGGCCCTCGCCGCCGAGCGCACGCTGACCTACGTGCACGCCTTCGACGATCCAGACGTCATCGCCGGGCAGGGCACACTGGCCCTGGAGCTGCTGGAGGACGCTCCGGACCTGGACGCCATCCTGGCGCCGGTGGGCGGGGGCGGGCTGATCTCCGGCGTGGCCGTGGTGGCGAAGGCGATCCGTCCGAACCTCCGGGTGATCGGCGTGCAGGCGTCGGGCAGCCCGGCCATGGCCGAGTCGTTCCGCGAGGGCCGCCTGATGACGGCCCCGAGCAGCACTATCGCCGACGGCATCGCCGTCAAGCGCCCCGGCGATCTGCCGTTCGAGTTGATCAACCGGCTGGTTGACGACGTCATCACGGTGGACGACGAGGCGATTGCCCGGGCCATCGTGCTGCTGCTGGAACGCCACAAGCTGCTGGCCGAGGGGGCCGGCGCGACGGCCCTGGCGGCGGTGCTGCTGGGGGAGATCCCGGCTCGGCTGCGGCGGGTGGGCGTCATCATCAGCGGCGGCAACGTCGATCCGAACCTGCTCGGCAAGGTGCTCCAGCAGGGACTCGCCAGCGCCGGCCGCTACCTCGCGATCCGCACCTGGCTGGACGATCAGCCGGGGCGGTTGCATCAGTTGACGGGCCTGCTGACGGCGGACCGCATCAACATCATCCACATCAGCATTCACCGGCTCGGGCCGTACACGGGCATCGGGAAGGTGGGGCTGGATCTGATCGTCGAGACGCGGGACCGCGCCCACGCGCTGGCCGTGCTCGACCTGATCCGGCAGCACGGCTTCCCGGCCGAGGAGACCATCGCGTCCCACCCGCCAACGCACAATCCGGGCGCCGTGCCGCTCTGA